A window of Sulfurimonas gotlandica GD1 contains these coding sequences:
- a CDS encoding YbgC/FadM family acyl-CoA thioesterase: MKIRVYYEDTDTGGVVYHSNYLNFCERARSDAFFKKGMTPVLDNGHFVARKLEADYIISAKLGDVLDIKTELIQMKAASFILSQTIYRDGKKIFGLSITLAYITFEGRPQKIDADTKELILSLFDI, encoded by the coding sequence GTGAAAATAAGAGTCTACTACGAAGACACAGACACAGGCGGAGTCGTTTATCACTCTAATTATTTAAATTTTTGTGAGAGAGCTAGAAGTGATGCTTTTTTCAAAAAAGGTATGACACCTGTTCTGGATAATGGACATTTTGTTGCAAGAAAACTAGAAGCTGACTATATAATCAGTGCTAAACTTGGAGATGTATTAGATATTAAAACAGAACTTATTCAAATGAAAGCGGCTTCATTTATACTTTCTCAAACTATATATAGAGATGGCAAAAAAATATTTGGATTGTCTATAACACTGGCTTACATCACTTTTGAAGGAAGACCTCAAAAGATAGATGCAGATACAAAAGAACTAATCTTATCACTCTTCGATATTTGA
- a CDS encoding TolC family outer membrane protein produces the protein MKRFPLLSLSLLPALLSAISITEVVQNTIQTHPQIQIKKESVNVNKERLTQVRAGYLPSVDLSYSIGPEATKTPANLREEAKMTRQEASAALTQNVFAGLNTMYGMKEQKSLILAASSTVVESANSLALEATTAYLDVLKTLELYNIAKENVTVHDKYLKQIKEKVDAGIARNSDYEQTLSRYENAKTAEYLAEQNHLIATYSFERILPGIAPADLEKPVAGALPAEGLDSLVEVAIKDNPTIAVSQNDIEAAKSAVGRANAPYYPSADIVVRGYWNDQVHGVGYNTVTNENDLEAEDSGYSGMLVINYNIFNGLSDAANKQANQHILLQQNSTLADAKLYIKANTKIAWVTYEMTKKQLVYIDKNIAASAKTVSDYQQENELGRRSIIDLLNIELEYNNAKNRKVNAVYDNLTAYYGILSHTGKMLEEMNVVIK, from the coding sequence ATGAAACGATTTCCATTACTATCACTAAGCCTATTGCCAGCACTATTAAGTGCAATATCCATCACTGAAGTTGTGCAGAATACGATCCAAACGCATCCACAAATTCAGATAAAAAAAGAGTCGGTTAACGTAAATAAAGAGAGATTGACGCAAGTCAGAGCAGGTTATTTACCTTCTGTGGATCTTTCTTACTCTATCGGGCCTGAAGCAACAAAAACACCTGCGAACTTAAGAGAAGAAGCTAAAATGACTAGACAAGAAGCTTCTGCTGCCTTAACGCAAAATGTATTTGCTGGTTTAAATACAATGTATGGGATGAAAGAGCAAAAGTCATTAATACTAGCTGCTAGCAGTACTGTAGTTGAGAGTGCAAATTCTTTAGCACTAGAAGCAACAACAGCATATCTAGACGTACTTAAAACTCTTGAACTATACAATATTGCTAAAGAGAACGTAACGGTACATGACAAGTACCTTAAACAGATAAAAGAGAAAGTGGATGCTGGTATAGCTAGAAATTCTGACTATGAGCAAACTCTATCTCGTTATGAAAATGCAAAAACTGCTGAATACTTAGCAGAGCAAAATCACTTAATTGCTACTTACAGCTTTGAGCGCATTTTACCTGGCATTGCTCCGGCAGACTTAGAAAAACCTGTTGCAGGTGCATTACCGGCAGAAGGGCTTGATTCACTAGTTGAAGTTGCAATAAAAGACAATCCAACAATAGCTGTTTCTCAGAATGACATAGAAGCAGCTAAGTCTGCGGTTGGTCGTGCAAATGCACCATACTATCCATCTGCAGATATTGTAGTTAGAGGTTACTGGAACGATCAAGTTCACGGTGTAGGCTACAATACTGTTACAAATGAAAATGATTTAGAGGCTGAAGATTCTGGTTATAGCGGAATGCTAGTTATTAATTATAATATCTTCAACGGTCTATCAGATGCTGCAAATAAGCAAGCAAATCAACACATTCTTCTTCAACAAAATTCTACACTTGCAGATGCAAAACTTTATATCAAAGCAAATACTAAAATTGCTTGGGTTACATATGAAATGACTAAAAAACAGTTAGTTTATATTGATAAAAACATTGCCGCGAGTGCTAAAACAGTTTCTGACTATCAGCAAGAAAATGAGTTAGGCAGAAGAAGTATTATAGATCTTCTAAACATCGAACTAGAATACAACAATGCAAAAAACCGTAAAGTTAATGCAGTATATGACAACTTGACTGCATACTATGGAATTTTATCACACACTGGTAAAATGTTAGAAGAAATGAATGTCGTCATTAAATAG
- a CDS encoding calcium:proton antiporter, which yields MEISIEKQDKKLKYFIEDYWDIFLGISSIMVAFYFHKMGQGGAATLFAAIGIGSLSLSVSEVAEILSERLQEPYGSFVLTLSAVVVEIILLYIILLQAVTDPTVVDTVKGGIISAVIVDMNVLLGLAVFLGGLKFTEQEHNKETSSAYTTILFVTAAALLVPSVLSLGKHSAEVIEDASMWISVLLMVFYIIILVFQTRTHTHFFKSTTRSRIFRLKRKMAEKDSGDEEEDDYVFEKFNKLGLIASIFVFITIIAIGAEIFANDGIKLAKEYGISVGISGLIIAIVAVSPEIVTAIKAAKNDEIQRVVNIAMGASTVSILLTVPILMGLAYLSGIRFTLDFNPLEIGALILTVILAWKTTDEGQTNYFEGMSHLMFFLAFTIIAIYY from the coding sequence TTGGAAATAAGCATAGAAAAACAGGATAAAAAATTAAAATATTTTATTGAAGATTATTGGGATATATTTTTAGGAATAAGCAGCATTATGGTTGCCTTTTATTTTCATAAGATGGGACAAGGTGGCGCAGCTACTCTTTTTGCAGCTATCGGTATTGGTTCACTTTCATTAAGTGTTTCTGAAGTTGCAGAGATTCTCTCAGAGAGGCTTCAAGAGCCCTATGGTAGTTTTGTACTAACTTTAAGTGCTGTTGTTGTTGAGATTATACTTTTGTATATTATTTTACTTCAAGCAGTTACTGATCCTACTGTTGTAGATACGGTTAAGGGTGGTATTATTTCCGCAGTTATTGTTGATATGAATGTTCTTTTAGGGCTTGCAGTATTTCTAGGTGGTCTAAAATTTACAGAACAAGAGCACAATAAAGAAACTTCTAGTGCGTATACAACGATTTTATTTGTAACAGCCGCGGCTTTACTTGTTCCAAGTGTATTAAGCCTAGGTAAGCATTCAGCTGAAGTAATAGAAGATGCTTCAATGTGGATTTCCGTACTGTTAATGGTATTTTATATCATAATCTTAGTCTTTCAAACGAGAACGCATACACACTTCTTTAAAAGTACCACAAGAAGTAGAATTTTTAGACTGAAAAGAAAGATGGCTGAAAAAGATTCAGGAGATGAGGAAGAAGATGATTATGTCTTTGAAAAATTTAATAAGCTTGGGCTTATTGCTTCTATATTTGTCTTTATTACTATCATAGCCATAGGTGCTGAAATCTTTGCCAATGATGGGATTAAACTTGCTAAAGAGTATGGTATATCTGTTGGTATATCAGGTTTAATTATTGCTATTGTTGCAGTATCTCCTGAAATAGTAACAGCGATTAAAGCTGCAAAAAATGATGAGATACAAAGAGTTGTAAATATTGCTATGGGTGCTTCTACTGTTTCTATCTTATTGACAGTTCCTATTTTGATGGGCTTAGCGTATCTTAGTGGAATACGTTTTACACTTGATTTCAATCCACTGGAAATCGGTGCTTTAATACTCACAGTAATTCTAGCATGGAAAACAACAGATGAAGGGCAAACTAATTATTTTGAAGGAATGTCACATTTAATGTTCTTCTTAGCGTTTACAATTATTGCAATTTATTATTAA
- a CDS encoding sensor domain-containing diguanylate cyclase: protein MKFSFKFKLFFAFIGYGLILVLLTQLAVFKIEEISLKSASIKKASETFQDRNEIFKSYIKDTNLKLSSIISSDIFRSYLKDTKNIKLANSLFLDIASTSDNIMQLRYIDNTGMEIIRIDREEFSSETYLIEKEKLQNKSSRYYFKDISDTDQNVFWYSKLDLNIEQGKIEIPIKPVLRIGTPVFHNSKQAGILIINIFMKNFLYELVNTPLYDIFLFDNDGDILVDSTHSHCWNKYIEEDKTIYSHFAEEAKHIIYNTEYFGQNLYSNKISLNNGENLHMVIKPKTDYIQKEISEHLNQLIWIMIGIVLISFPISYFFSKTPIRLKEQADEQKKDQDVLLSLFDLSDAVLFKWNNDENWSVDSVSLSVDKLLGHTQNDFGTGTITYIGCIHHDDKKQVIQEVTKAIENKVYFFKHKPYRVVTKDGDIKWILDSTVIVRNANNEIINFVGYLTDISALKNSELKLQKLSRTDQLTKVSNRMHIDDVLQSQYYRFYRDNELTSIILLDIDFFKSVNDDYGHIVGDSVIIEFAKILQSSIRKGDILGRWGGEEFLIILPHTNLDQAMQLANKLQKIIFQNNFSTVKHKTASFGVSTFERGMSVETLIDSADKALYLSKENGRNCVTSTQTL, encoded by the coding sequence GTGAAATTTTCATTTAAATTTAAATTATTTTTTGCTTTCATTGGTTATGGATTAATTTTAGTTCTTCTAACCCAATTGGCTGTATTCAAAATTGAAGAGATAAGTCTTAAATCTGCGAGTATCAAAAAAGCATCTGAGACGTTTCAAGATAGAAATGAAATATTCAAATCATATATCAAAGACACAAACCTAAAACTCTCATCTATAATCTCATCTGATATCTTCCGTAGCTACCTCAAAGACACAAAAAATATAAAGCTAGCAAATTCACTCTTTTTAGATATTGCAAGTACTTCTGACAATATCATGCAATTGAGATACATAGATAATACAGGTATGGAAATAATCCGAATAGATAGAGAAGAGTTTTCTTCTGAGACTTATTTAATTGAGAAAGAAAAACTTCAAAATAAAAGTAGTCGTTACTATTTTAAAGATATATCAGATACTGATCAGAATGTTTTTTGGTATTCTAAACTTGATCTGAACATAGAACAAGGAAAGATAGAGATACCAATTAAACCAGTTCTCCGTATTGGCACACCTGTCTTTCATAACTCAAAACAAGCTGGTATTTTAATTATTAATATTTTTATGAAAAACTTTTTATATGAACTTGTCAACACTCCGCTATATGATATTTTTTTATTCGACAACGACGGAGATATTTTGGTTGATTCTACTCACTCTCACTGTTGGAATAAATATATAGAAGAAGATAAAACAATCTATTCTCACTTTGCTGAAGAAGCAAAACATATCATTTACAACACTGAGTACTTTGGGCAAAATTTATATTCAAATAAAATTTCTCTAAACAATGGTGAAAACCTACATATGGTAATAAAGCCAAAAACAGACTACATTCAAAAAGAGATTAGTGAACACCTAAATCAACTTATATGGATTATGATTGGTATTGTATTAATATCTTTTCCTATTTCATACTTTTTCTCAAAAACACCTATTAGACTAAAAGAACAAGCAGATGAACAAAAAAAAGACCAAGATGTTCTTCTTTCACTATTTGATCTAAGCGATGCTGTATTATTCAAATGGAATAACGATGAAAATTGGAGTGTTGATTCTGTTTCATTAAGTGTTGATAAGCTTCTTGGTCATACCCAAAATGATTTTGGCACTGGCACTATTACATATATTGGATGCATTCATCATGATGATAAAAAACAAGTCATCCAAGAAGTAACAAAAGCTATTGAAAATAAAGTTTACTTTTTCAAGCATAAACCATATCGTGTAGTTACAAAAGATGGTGATATAAAATGGATATTAGACTCTACTGTAATCGTTAGAAATGCTAATAATGAAATCATCAACTTCGTTGGTTACCTTACAGATATATCTGCTCTTAAGAATAGTGAGTTAAAACTTCAAAAGCTATCAAGAACAGACCAACTTACTAAAGTTAGCAATAGAATGCATATAGATGATGTTTTACAGAGTCAATATTACCGTTTCTATCGAGATAATGAACTGACTAGTATAATTCTTCTTGATATCGACTTTTTTAAGAGTGTAAATGATGATTATGGACACATTGTTGGAGACAGTGTAATTATAGAATTTGCCAAAATTCTTCAATCTTCAATCAGAAAAGGTGATATACTTGGCAGATGGGGAGGTGAAGAGTTCTTAATAATTCTCCCTCATACAAATTTAGACCAAGCTATGCAACTTGCAAATAAATTACAAAAAATAATTTTTCAAAATAATTTTTCCACAGTGAAACACAAAACTGCAAGTTTTGGAGTCTCTACATTTGAGAGAGGTATGAGTGTAGAAACACTAATTGACAGTGCTGACAAGGCTCTTTACCTCTCAAAAGAAAACGGTAGAAACTGTGTAACAAGCACTCAAACTCTATAA
- the mgtE gene encoding magnesium transporter: MEINQEELTYILNILDAEINQYKESDTSVHPYDIAEQLLKLRELSSEEYEKIIKKMPHELFAEVLSELPDYVQEETADIFSVKKLANIASLMDTDDAATLIQNISEEHEEISQDILGHFDDEDKELMKQLISYEWDEAGSYMQTELFSAKIDENIGVALERLKVLKISGEVDNIWHVHLVNERDKYLGSVGLEDLIIFDHALNFEDIPYDKHKNYSVNHKENIKDVVEKVTNYNLNAIAVLDNKNRLIGRITSDDIYDIIEETATEQIFNLAGVNDEAEQDEDMFQIGKTRAIWLGLNLLTAIAASLVIGMFDATIQSLVALAILMPIVASMGGNAGTQTLTVTVRQMALGDIEGEDAKKTIYKEVVISLVNGTFFAIVIGIIAYFWFNMPMLGVVIGLSMIINLLGAGFFGSVIPLVLQRAGVDPAIGSSVLLTTVTDIVGFFSFLGLASIILL; this comes from the coding sequence TTGGAAATAAACCAAGAAGAACTAACATATATACTCAATATCTTAGATGCTGAAATAAATCAGTATAAAGAGAGTGACACGAGTGTACACCCTTATGATATAGCAGAGCAACTTCTTAAGCTTAGAGAGTTAAGCAGTGAAGAGTATGAAAAAATCATCAAAAAGATGCCTCATGAACTCTTTGCTGAGGTTTTATCTGAGCTTCCAGACTATGTTCAAGAAGAGACAGCAGACATTTTTAGTGTTAAAAAACTTGCTAACATTGCTTCTCTTATGGATACAGATGACGCAGCCACACTTATTCAGAATATCAGTGAAGAGCATGAGGAGATTTCTCAGGACATCTTAGGCCACTTTGATGATGAAGACAAAGAACTTATGAAGCAACTTATATCTTATGAATGGGATGAAGCTGGTTCTTATATGCAAACTGAACTTTTTAGTGCAAAAATAGATGAGAATATTGGTGTAGCGTTAGAGAGACTTAAAGTATTAAAGATAAGTGGTGAAGTTGATAATATCTGGCATGTTCATCTTGTCAATGAAAGAGATAAATATTTAGGTTCAGTAGGTCTTGAAGATTTGATTATTTTTGACCATGCTTTAAACTTTGAAGATATTCCTTATGATAAACATAAAAATTACTCTGTAAATCATAAAGAGAACATTAAAGATGTTGTAGAAAAAGTAACTAACTACAACCTTAACGCTATCGCCGTTCTGGACAATAAAAACAGACTTATAGGTAGAATTACTTCTGATGATATTTATGACATCATTGAAGAAACTGCTACAGAGCAAATCTTTAACCTAGCTGGTGTTAATGACGAAGCTGAGCAAGATGAAGATATGTTTCAAATTGGTAAAACACGAGCTATATGGCTCGGGCTTAACCTTTTAACAGCTATTGCTGCATCTTTGGTTATTGGTATGTTTGATGCAACCATTCAATCTTTAGTTGCATTAGCTATTTTAATGCCTATCGTTGCTTCTATGGGTGGAAATGCGGGAACACAAACACTTACTGTAACCGTGCGTCAAATGGCACTTGGTGATATTGAAGGTGAAGATGCAAAAAAAACAATTTATAAAGAAGTTGTAATATCTTTAGTCAATGGAACTTTTTTTGCAATTGTAATTGGTATTATCGCTTACTTTTGGTTTAATATGCCGATGCTAGGTGTCGTTATAGGTTTATCTATGATTATCAACCTACTTGGAGCTGGTTTTTTTGGAAGCGTTATACCATTGGTTCTCCAAAGAGCTGGAGTTGATCCAGCTATAGGAAGTAGCGTTTTACTTACTACAGTAACGGATATAGTAGGTTTTTTCAGCTTTCTAGGCTTAGCAAGCATTATACTTTTATAA
- a CDS encoding uracil-DNA glycosylase produces the protein MKSFQNLILLQNLYRLKALGFDYTDPFYVNEKSTHEEPKTLNELSQNISSCHLCDLSKSRQQSMSGYGNPNAELMIVDFSVSMSDDSNNGYYSGRSGESLTNMIEKVIGLKTDDVYFTHAIKCKPLNSNVPSASEWDSCKSYLFTQIDFVKPKVIVTLGEEAYFKLTSEESDFQNVRGHVIDFKKYKLIPIYHPQFLLRNPELKRITLNDLKTIKSCL, from the coding sequence GTGAAGTCTTTTCAAAATCTAATTCTTCTTCAAAATCTCTATCGCTTAAAAGCTCTTGGATTTGACTATACTGATCCATTTTATGTAAATGAAAAGAGTACTCACGAAGAGCCTAAAACACTCAATGAACTTTCACAGAACATCTCTTCTTGCCACCTTTGTGATCTGAGTAAATCCAGGCAGCAAAGTATGAGCGGTTACGGAAATCCTAATGCGGAATTAATGATAGTAGATTTTAGCGTTTCTATGAGTGATGATTCCAACAATGGATACTACAGCGGAAGAAGCGGTGAGAGTTTAACAAATATGATTGAAAAAGTTATAGGGCTTAAAACAGATGATGTTTATTTTACTCATGCAATAAAATGCAAACCTTTAAACTCAAACGTACCATCTGCATCTGAGTGGGACTCATGTAAGTCATATCTATTTACTCAAATAGATTTTGTAAAACCTAAAGTAATTGTTACGCTCGGTGAAGAAGCATACTTTAAACTGACAAGCGAAGAGAGTGATTTTCAAAATGTTAGAGGACATGTAATAGACTTCAAAAAATATAAACTTATTCCAATATATCATCCTCAGTTTTTACTGAGAAATCCAGAACTTAAGAGAATCACTTTAAATGATTTAAAAACTATAAAGAGCTGCCTATGA
- a CDS encoding EAL domain-containing protein produces MTKMDDILDINSYTLTSSTEVGGVVRSILEIASTSSLIHISSYIHNTVLVQNLKLELEKKLPDSKLVMMNHKDKTHTSVVVYNIDRKVQKQDISDEVLKELQLRDIAITEDLRNCKKQLLSKYFTDHLTSFPNLYQLRKDLHDNEKFGLITIAIDNFVTINNFYGFMVGDYIIEQVGNYLIENINEKIYRVSGTEFTLYLEDNLGFYDLKDYMTNLYEKIKNVSVTYQENEISVSLTMASCVNSSQDNLFSKVSMALKYAKDNRLPFWIYEDRMRFENEYEKNLNISNIVRHAVQNSKIVPYFQPIMDNKTSKINKYECLARLLDENNNVISPSLFIPIAKRIKVYNEVTKIIIEKSFKLFEANDYEFSINLSMEDIVNSEMFNFILQKLKLSSASNRVIFEIVESEAIQDFEKIARFIKEIKRYGARIAIDDFGDGYSNFSYLIKMNVDFLKIDGSLIKDIDTDRNAYLVVETIVDFASKLGVETIAEFVHSSTVMDKVKEMGIKYSQGYHIDKPSINIE; encoded by the coding sequence ATGACAAAAATGGATGATATTTTGGACATTAACAGTTATACATTGACATCATCTACAGAGGTAGGTGGTGTTGTTAGAAGTATTTTAGAGATAGCAAGCACAAGTTCGCTTATACATATTTCTTCTTACATACACAACACTGTTCTTGTTCAAAATTTAAAATTAGAACTTGAAAAAAAGCTCCCAGACTCCAAGCTTGTTATGATGAATCATAAGGATAAAACTCACACTTCAGTTGTTGTGTACAACATCGATAGAAAAGTCCAAAAACAAGATATTAGTGATGAAGTATTAAAAGAATTGCAATTACGCGATATAGCAATAACAGAGGATCTTAGAAATTGTAAAAAACAACTTCTTAGTAAATATTTTACTGATCATTTAACAAGTTTTCCAAATCTTTATCAGCTTAGAAAAGATTTACATGACAATGAAAAATTTGGACTGATAACAATAGCAATAGATAACTTTGTCACTATCAATAACTTTTATGGTTTCATGGTTGGAGACTATATAATAGAGCAGGTTGGCAACTACCTTATAGAAAATATAAATGAAAAAATATATAGGGTCTCTGGAACAGAATTTACTTTATATTTAGAAGATAATTTAGGCTTTTATGATTTAAAAGATTATATGACAAACCTTTATGAAAAAATAAAAAATGTAAGCGTTACATATCAAGAAAATGAAATAAGCGTTAGTTTAACTATGGCTTCATGCGTAAATTCTAGCCAAGATAACTTATTTTCTAAAGTTTCTATGGCTTTAAAATATGCAAAAGATAATAGACTGCCGTTTTGGATATATGAAGATAGAATGAGGTTTGAGAATGAGTATGAGAAAAATTTAAATATCTCAAATATAGTTAGACATGCTGTACAAAACTCAAAAATTGTTCCATATTTTCAGCCTATAATGGATAATAAAACATCAAAAATAAATAAATATGAGTGTCTAGCCAGACTTTTAGATGAGAATAATAATGTAATCTCTCCATCTCTGTTTATACCAATAGCAAAACGTATCAAAGTCTATAATGAAGTTACAAAAATAATAATAGAAAAATCATTTAAACTTTTTGAAGCAAATGATTATGAATTTAGTATTAACCTATCTATGGAAGATATAGTAAATAGTGAGATGTTTAACTTTATTCTGCAAAAACTAAAATTAAGTAGTGCTTCAAATAGGGTGATATTTGAAATAGTAGAATCAGAAGCTATTCAGGATTTCGAAAAAATTGCACGTTTTATTAAAGAGATAAAAAGATATGGAGCTAGGATAGCTATAGATGATTTTGGAGACGGCTATTCTAATTTTTCTTATTTGATAAAAATGAATGTTGATTTTTTAAAGATAGACGGATCCCTTATAAAAGATATAGATACAGATAGAAATGCTTATCTCGTTGTTGAGACAATTGTTGATTTTGCAAGTAAGTTAGGTGTTGAAACTATTGCTGAGTTTGTTCATTCAAGTACGGTTATGGATAAAGTTAAAGAGATGGGGATAAAGTATTCTCAAGGTTACCATATAGATAAACCATCAATAAATATAGAGTAA
- a CDS encoding class II SORL domain-containing protein, which yields MPKINKYVDIDTVEREAKKDLIDRHSPFIHCADTAKAGEPFEVTVKMGNEYTHPDDFDHYIESVTLFNGETKLAGATYVPGTLGNVKAHNTTTFTIIPTGKKLTLVAHGYCTKHGVWEGTPVTVEVAE from the coding sequence ATGCCAAAGATTAACAAATACGTAGATATTGATACTGTAGAAAGAGAAGCAAAAAAAGATTTAATTGACCGTCATTCTCCATTTATTCACTGTGCTGATACAGCTAAAGCTGGTGAGCCATTCGAAGTAACTGTAAAAATGGGTAACGAATATACTCATCCAGATGATTTCGATCACTATATTGAGTCAGTTACACTTTTCAACGGTGAAACTAAATTAGCGGGGGCTACTTATGTTCCAGGTACACTTGGTAACGTTAAAGCTCATAACACTACAACTTTTACAATAATCCCAACAGGTAAAAAACTTACTCTTGTTGCTCATGGTTACTGTACTAAACACGGTGTTTGGGAAGGTACTCCAGTTACTGTAGAAGTAGCAGAGTAG